In a single window of the Gemmatimonadota bacterium genome:
- a CDS encoding glycosyltransferase family 4 protein, protein MSIRPEVVTDTAPGHAVKGLPVRVLFVHYGENWIRGTETVLLELVRRLDRTRFQPYVACNHESLAEAVRTAGVEAFVIDRPTIWVDGLRTRIEPIRWLRTVRALRDLAGRLGVDLLCCMNGQPSMVAYYAGNRGRIPCVSYVHSFYIRRDIHLYRIPRVPAVLFCSDEVRASIVRKARLRGAIHVIHNGVDLTRFRPSDDAEARSHARERAGIPLDRVVVGQVGSLIHRKGVDLLIRAAADLLGAGAPVHVAFVGSGPDADGFRRLAAELGIADQVTFAGDLRDPAPWYRDIFDINVLASRAEAFGVALIEGAASGLPLVAARTGGMQEIVREGVTGLFFEPGDARDLAAKLGRLVGDVGLRERLGRAALADARERFSIEGQVRGIERVFDETILSASGGGARPARAP, encoded by the coding sequence GTGAGCATTCGCCCCGAGGTGGTGACAGACACCGCTCCCGGACACGCGGTGAAGGGGCTCCCTGTGAGGGTCCTCTTCGTGCATTACGGCGAGAACTGGATCCGCGGCACCGAGACCGTGCTGTTGGAGCTCGTGCGGCGCTTGGACCGCACTCGCTTTCAGCCGTACGTCGCGTGTAACCACGAGAGCCTGGCCGAGGCCGTGCGCACCGCCGGCGTCGAGGCCTTCGTCATCGACCGGCCCACGATCTGGGTTGACGGACTCCGGACCCGGATCGAGCCGATTCGGTGGCTCCGTACCGTGCGTGCCCTTCGTGACCTAGCGGGACGCCTCGGGGTGGACCTCCTCTGCTGCATGAACGGCCAGCCCTCCATGGTCGCGTATTATGCGGGGAACCGAGGGCGCATCCCCTGCGTGTCCTACGTCCACTCCTTCTACATTCGGCGAGACATCCACCTGTACCGGATCCCAAGGGTCCCCGCGGTCCTCTTCTGCAGCGACGAAGTACGTGCCTCGATCGTGCGAAAGGCGCGCCTCCGCGGGGCAATCCACGTCATCCACAACGGCGTGGATCTCACCCGCTTCCGCCCAAGCGACGATGCGGAGGCGCGGAGCCATGCGCGCGAGCGGGCCGGGATTCCGCTCGACCGGGTGGTCGTCGGTCAGGTGGGAAGCCTGATCCATCGCAAGGGTGTGGACCTCCTGATCCGAGCGGCGGCGGATCTTCTCGGCGCCGGCGCGCCCGTACACGTGGCGTTCGTCGGAAGCGGCCCCGACGCAGATGGTTTCAGGCGGCTCGCAGCGGAGCTCGGGATCGCGGACCAGGTGACGTTCGCCGGCGACCTCCGCGACCCGGCCCCCTGGTACCGAGACATTTTCGACATCAACGTGTTGGCTTCGCGCGCCGAGGCATTCGGGGTGGCCCTGATCGAGGGGGCCGCCTCGGGGCTACCCCTGGTGGCCGCCCGCACGGGCGGAATGCAGGAGATCGTCCGTGAGGGCGTCACCGGACTCTTCTTCGAGCCCGGCGACGCGCGGGACCTGGCCGCGAAGCTGGGACGCCTCGTCGGGGACGTCGGGCTGCGGGAACGGCTGGGCCGCGCGGCGCTCGCCGACGCGCGGGAGCGGTTTTCGATCGAGGGACAGGTGAGGGGGATCGAAAGGGTGTTCGACGAGACGATTCTAAGCGCTTCCGGCGGCGGGGCGCGACCGGCACGGGCGCCATGA